One window from the genome of Malacoplasma penetrans HF-2 encodes:
- the lysS gene encoding lysine--tRNA ligase yields MERKFNDQELIRREKLKNLQEANQDPYEIEKVSRTMTIGDFNSKFAKLKTHNTNNNIKLAGRVVALRQTFGVIRDFYGDTQFYLNKKKVSKSMLEYFNKVLDLGDIVEIFGSPFRTQKGELTLDVKKIKIVSKALKPLPEKWHGLEDEELRARHRYVDLIVNKDSMKVFVDRIRILKIIRQFMDSQNYLEVETPVLHPILGGANARPFITFHNTLERNFYLRIATELPLKKLIVGGFDKVYEIGRIFRNEGMDSTHNPEFTSMEVYAAYENMEYMMRLTENLFKYVAKSLKKPVVKMGENEIYLTQKFRRIHMVDFIKQETGVDFWEVKSNQEAQELAKKHNVKFEKHQSTLGHIINLFFEEFCEAKCIQPTFVYGHPIDVSPLSKKDYKNPGFTKRFELFINTKEYANAFAELNDPIDQYERFEAQVKEKSLGNDEAVEMDMDFIEALEYGLPPTAGLGVGIDRMIMLFTEKSSIRDVLLFPHMKDKK; encoded by the coding sequence ATGGAAAGAAAATTTAATGATCAAGAATTAATAAGAAGAGAAAAGTTAAAAAATTTACAAGAAGCAAATCAAGATCCTTATGAAATTGAAAAAGTTTCTAGAACAATGACTATAGGAGATTTTAATAGTAAGTTTGCAAAATTAAAAACTCATAACACTAATAACAATATTAAGTTAGCTGGAAGAGTTGTTGCTTTAAGACAAACTTTTGGTGTTATTAGAGATTTTTATGGAGATACTCAATTTTATTTAAATAAGAAAAAAGTAAGCAAATCAATGCTTGAGTATTTTAATAAAGTATTAGATTTAGGTGATATTGTAGAAATTTTTGGATCTCCTTTTAGAACACAAAAAGGTGAATTAACTTTAGATGTTAAAAAAATTAAAATAGTATCAAAAGCTTTAAAACCACTACCTGAAAAATGGCATGGTTTAGAAGATGAAGAATTAAGAGCAAGACACAGATATGTTGATTTAATTGTTAATAAAGATTCTATGAAAGTGTTTGTAGACAGAATTAGAATTCTTAAAATAATTCGTCAATTCATGGATTCTCAAAATTATCTAGAAGTTGAAACTCCAGTTCTTCACCCTATTTTAGGTGGTGCTAATGCTAGACCTTTTATAACTTTTCATAATACTTTGGAAAGAAACTTTTATTTAAGAATTGCTACTGAATTACCACTAAAAAAATTGATAGTTGGTGGTTTTGATAAAGTTTATGAGATTGGTAGAATATTTAGAAATGAAGGGATGGATTCAACTCATAACCCTGAGTTTACTAGTATGGAAGTTTATGCTGCATATGAAAACATGGAATATATGATGAGATTAACTGAAAACCTTTTCAAATATGTTGCTAAATCACTGAAAAAACCAGTTGTTAAAATGGGGGAAAATGAAATATATTTAACTCAAAAATTCAGAAGAATTCATATGGTTGATTTTATTAAGCAAGAAACTGGAGTAGATTTTTGAGAAGTAAAATCTAATCAAGAAGCACAAGAACTTGCTAAAAAACATAATGTAAAATTTGAAAAGCACCAATCAACATTAGGTCATATTATTAATTTATTTTTTGAAGAATTCTGTGAAGCTAAATGTATTCAACCAACATTTGTTTATGGACATCCAATTGATGTTTCTCCATTATCTAAAAAAGATTATAAAAACCCAGGGTTTACAAAAAGATTTGAATTATTTATTAATACTAAAGAATATGCAAATGCATTTGCTGAGTTAAATGATCCAATTGATCAATATGAAAGATTTGAAGCTCAAGTAAAAGAAAAATCATTAGGTAATGATGAAGCTGTTGAAATG
- a CDS encoding lipoprotein 17-related variable surface protein has translation MSHFNKKKNLYSKIFFTSSLLAAGASVIATANFSNTQNSQISLSSNDLDSSNSTRAITGTYEHTNYASFPSSMPQRFENYNLFGQTNNSNFVQTNMGILGTSTDKKTFFFTSYSGKIIWAQEFASNDIVKKFYESKNWTATDANNITIKEWALFDETAKTLAVLLGDTSNHQFVTLISLDTGFFVTSDNYTVDVTKAFQSLPSSDYTNISRATSSSLIVWKNNGVTDLQYFTFSNNTLTPVSTTTTSAATTLANKKLISFISNENQLFAYYIDASSYSNTNNTNYKYKQYLSKVSISSNAFSFSGEKSLNDYVSSSSTLDLNNFKNIAFPVVINNLKQLIFISGAGTSSYLNVFSVDNSGNLTTNKTLSLEGYTIASVTKGSDNRIFIANNKSTSGNIYLGYVDVSQNALTFSPIRQSTDTSDKQYFLLPILSYGSTQFLGLQQNNKNSINFLVNQSGNYQVSSGGMVLRKWNYRTVNNKTIWNAFGKNYLPSSFTWSTVSSYFDLSSLNATSTSFSASQVNNDNGTLSFRVTFSYVSNFSLSFNESFSVTFYINGLYDFSSNFVFSWLDSTSTVNDQNRDKIAQITQLKSSKYGNQITARDIIENFISYTIKKVDGTTITIEESMVQVTYSQNLDSITVTINIPTTDMPAGFASSGKQRQSKTYSNFLSVKDYLSSIKSSSNVSTFTKTIYPSQLTKTQVINNFLNVGSSISKNENDWSITISEADDIKGTLKLSVSYNKTSQITNFSDLPTDIQTKITQIATEVTYSSFKSISSNSGWTSMPNVTDFNGTYLPSEIWGQYKAYLNGLVNESDVILLKNINFTLTSISNLNIVCLNENSCDSDGYLDLQISIKDGSKTVVDYDGTQYTTSDGKLVFSSEFLANSGITYPYKVQWNITTANKYFYIVDRKTNSRLEASNNEYRIDIKSNSPFSSSLTDGFSSKITESDIVNLIDTQGYNYNISLETNVDNGYTKATIQLSLQDAPLFDYGINNSNFTRTIYIYNFNVPMSSVAKITIIALSSATGVLLLVVLIWFLFWKVKLIDYFKKSYNWNKKKEQDRALQQLYKKNRYFKEDLWNKKISKK, from the coding sequence ATGTCACATTTTAATAAAAAGAAAAATCTTTATTCCAAAATATTTTTTACTTCATCTTTATTAGCTGCAGGAGCTTCAGTTATTGCAACTGCAAATTTTTCTAACACTCAAAACTCTCAGATAAGTTTGTCTTCAAATGATTTAGATTCTTCAAATTCTACTAGAGCAATTACAGGAACATATGAGCACACAAACTATGCTTCTTTTCCTAGTTCGATGCCCCAAAGATTTGAAAACTACAATCTATTTGGACAAACAAATAACTCAAATTTTGTTCAAACAAATATGGGTATATTAGGTACTTCAACAGATAAAAAAACTTTCTTTTTTACTTCATATTCAGGAAAAATAATTTGAGCTCAAGAGTTTGCTTCAAATGATATTGTTAAAAAATTCTATGAAAGTAAAAATTGAACAGCAACAGATGCAAATAACATAACTATTAAAGAATGGGCATTATTTGATGAAACTGCAAAAACATTAGCTGTACTATTAGGGGATACAAGTAATCATCAGTTTGTTACTTTAATTTCTTTAGACACAGGGTTTTTTGTTACTTCAGACAATTATACAGTTGATGTAACTAAGGCTTTTCAGTCTTTACCATCATCAGATTACACTAATATTTCTAGAGCAACATCAAGTTCATTAATAGTTTGAAAAAATAATGGTGTAACAGATCTTCAATATTTTACTTTTAGTAACAATACTTTAACTCCTGTTAGCACAACTACAACATCTGCGGCTACAACTTTGGCAAATAAAAAATTAATAAGTTTTATATCTAATGAAAATCAATTATTTGCATATTATATAGATGCAAGTAGTTACTCAAATACAAATAATACAAATTACAAATATAAGCAATACTTGTCCAAAGTGTCTATTAGTAGCAATGCTTTTTCTTTTAGTGGTGAAAAATCTTTAAATGATTATGTAAGTTCATCATCAACATTAGATTTAAACAATTTTAAAAATATTGCCTTTCCTGTAGTTATTAATAATTTAAAACAATTAATTTTTATTAGTGGAGCAGGAACTTCTAGTTATTTAAATGTTTTTTCTGTAGACAACAGTGGTAATTTAACTACAAATAAAACACTTTCATTAGAAGGATATACAATTGCTTCTGTTACTAAAGGGAGTGATAATAGGATTTTTATTGCTAACAATAAATCAACTAGCGGAAATATTTATTTAGGATATGTGGATGTGTCACAAAATGCTTTAACTTTCTCACCAATTAGGCAATCTACAGATACTAGTGATAAGCAATATTTTTTATTACCAATATTATCATATGGTAGTACTCAATTTCTTGGTCTTCAGCAAAATAATAAAAACAGTATAAACTTCCTTGTTAATCAATCAGGGAATTATCAAGTTTCAAGTGGTGGAATGGTTTTAAGAAAATGAAATTATAGAACTGTAAACAATAAAACAATTTGAAATGCCTTTGGTAAAAATTATTTACCCTCAAGCTTTACATGATCTACAGTTTCTTCTTATTTTGATTTAAGTTCATTAAATGCTACTTCTACATCTTTTTCAGCTTCTCAAGTTAATAATGATAATGGTACTTTATCTTTTAGAGTAACATTCTCTTATGTTTCGAATTTTTCACTTTCATTCAATGAATCATTTAGTGTTACTTTTTACATTAATGGATTATATGATTTCTCATCTAATTTTGTTTTTAGTTGACTAGACAGCACTTCTACAGTTAATGATCAAAATAGAGATAAAATAGCACAAATAACTCAATTAAAAAGTTCTAAATATGGAAATCAAATAACTGCTAGAGATATTATTGAAAACTTTATTTCTTATACTATTAAAAAAGTTGATGGAACTACAATAACAATAGAAGAATCAATGGTGCAAGTAACATATTCACAAAATTTAGATTCAATAACAGTCACAATTAACATACCAACAACAGATATGCCTGCTGGGTTTGCATCAAGTGGAAAGCAAAGACAATCTAAAACTTATTCAAATTTTTTATCTGTTAAAGATTATCTTTCTTCTATAAAATCTTCTTCTAATGTTTCAACTTTCACAAAAACAATTTATCCAAGTCAATTAACAAAAACACAAGTTATAAACAATTTTTTAAATGTAGGATCAAGTATTTCTAAAAATGAAAATGATTGATCTATTACTATATCTGAAGCAGATGATATTAAAGGAACATTAAAATTATCAGTAAGTTACAATAAAACTTCACAAATTACTAATTTTTCTGATTTACCCACAGATATTCAAACAAAAATTACACAAATTGCAACAGAAGTTACATACTCTAGTTTTAAATCAATTTCTAGCAATAGTGGTTGGACTTCTATGCCGAATGTAACAGACTTTAATGGAACTTATTTACCAAGTGAAATTTGAGGACAATATAAAGCTTATTTAAATGGGCTAGTAAATGAATCTGATGTTATTTTATTAAAAAATATAAATTTTACATTAACTTCTATAAGCAATCTAAATATTGTTTGTTTAAATGAAAATTCATGTGATAGTGATGGTTATTTAGATTTACAAATTTCTATTAAAGATGGTTCAAAGACTGTAGTAGATTATGATGGAACACAGTATACAACAAGTGATGGCAAATTAGTTTTCTCATCAGAATTTTTAGCAAATTCAGGAATAACATATCCTTATAAAGTTCAATGAAACATTACTACTGCAAATAAATACTTTTATATTGTTGATAGAAAAACTAATTCTAGATTAGAAGCTTCTAACAATGAATATAGAATTGATATAAAATCTAACTCTCCATTTTCTAGTTCATTAACAGATGGATTCTCTTCTAAAATTACAGAATCTGATATTGTGAATTTAATAGACACACAAGGATATAACTACAATATTTCATTAGAAACTAATGTTGATAATGGTTATACAAAAGCTACAATTCAATTGTCACTGCAAGATGCTCCATTATTTGATTATGGAATTAACAATAGTAACTTCACTAGAACTATTTATATTTATAACTTTAATGTTCCAATGTCTTCTGTAGCTAAGATTACAATTATTGCACTATCAAGTGCAACAGGTGTTTTATTATTAGTGGTACTAATTTGATTCTTGTTTTGAAAAGTAAAATTAATAGATTATTTTAAAAAATCTTATAACTGAAATAAAAAGAAAGAACAAGATAGAGCATTGCAACAACTATATAAAAAGAATAGATATTTTAAAGAAGATTTGTGAAATAAAAAGATCAGTAAAAAATAA
- a CDS encoding lipoprotein 17-related variable surface protein → MSSFNKKKILYFKTIFTSSLLVAGASVIVTANFSNSQNIQMSLSSSELSSSNSTRAISGNYEHTNYASFPTNMPQNFTQYNLFAQTNNSNFVQTNSGVLGISSDKKTFFFTSYSGKIIWAHEFASNDIVKKFYESEGWEVTHSSNVTIKEWTLFDESSRTLAVLLGDSNNHQFVTIISLDTGFFVTSDNYTVDVSKAFKALPTADYTNISRATSTTLVVWKSNGVNSAQYLSFNNNALTLTSLNTTTAENSLNNKKLVSFISSQNYLFAYYVESNSYTNTNNNTQYKYKQYLAKVSISGNSISLSGEKQLSDYIGGSTLDITNFKNIFFAVSSNNTRQLVFISGSGTNSHLNAYLIDNSGNLTTNKSLSLQGYSLASVTKGNDNKIYIANNQSTNGNIYLAYVDVSQNSLSLSPIRQSIASANKDYYLVPILSDTSNKYFALQQNNKNNINFLINSSGNYQESTGKMVSKHWKYRTVSNQTIWTAFGRNYLPSSFTWATVSNYFDLSNLNSSTNNFAIQQQSNDNGTLSFRVTFSYVSNFSTSFTESFNVYFHIKNLYGFSSNFVFTWLDTTSTSNDQSDKNKIAKIQELKNSKYGNQITTKDIVDNFFSYSIKKADQTSLTIDESMVRLSYSEYLDSITVTVNIPSTGMPNGFASSGKQTFTKTYSNFLSIKNYLTTTKSSSDITTSIKNIYPSQLTNNLILSSFLNIGSSLSKTENDWTITITEVDDIKGTAKVTAEYNQTSQIPNFDNLPDAVKTKITNILTGITYTGFKSISSNSGWTSTPSFTDFDSSYLPSEIWGQYKAYLNGMVKQSDVILLQKINFSLTSVNDLNITCLNENSCDSDGYLNLQVSIKDGSKTVVDYDGKQYKTDGGKLVFSQDFLANSGVTYPYKVQWNITTANKYFYLVDRKTNSRLEASNNEYRIDIKSNSPFSSSLTDGFSSGIKESDIMNLIDTQGYDYNISLETNVDNGFTKATIQLSLKDAPLFDYGISNSNFTRTIYIYNFNVPMSAVAKITIIALSSATGVLLLVVLIWFLFWKVKLIDYFKKSYSWNKKKNQDRALQQLYKKNRYFKEDLWNKKISKK, encoded by the coding sequence ATGTCATCTTTTAATAAAAAGAAAATTCTTTATTTTAAAACTATTTTTACTTCATCTTTATTGGTGGCAGGCGCTTCTGTTATAGTGACTGCAAATTTTTCCAATAGTCAAAATATTCAAATGAGTTTATCTTCAAGTGAATTAAGTTCTTCAAATTCTACAAGAGCAATTTCTGGAAATTATGAACATACAAACTATGCTTCTTTTCCTACAAATATGCCCCAAAACTTTACTCAATATAATTTGTTTGCTCAAACTAATAATTCTAATTTTGTTCAAACAAATTCTGGTGTATTAGGAATTTCTTCCGATAAGAAAACTTTCTTCTTCACTTCTTATTCTGGAAAGATTATTTGAGCTCATGAATTTGCTTCAAATGATATAGTTAAAAAATTTTATGAAAGTGAAGGGTGAGAAGTTACACATTCAAGCAATGTTACTATCAAAGAGTGAACTTTATTTGATGAATCTTCAAGAACTTTAGCTGTATTGTTAGGTGATAGTAACAACCATCAGTTTGTAACTATAATTTCTCTAGATACAGGTTTTTTTGTTACTTCTGATAATTATACAGTTGATGTGTCTAAAGCTTTTAAAGCTTTACCAACTGCAGATTATACTAATATATCAAGGGCTACTTCTACAACATTAGTAGTTTGAAAAAGCAATGGAGTAAATTCTGCACAATATCTTTCTTTCAATAACAATGCTTTAACATTAACTTCACTGAACACAACCACTGCAGAAAATTCATTAAACAATAAAAAACTAGTTAGTTTTATTTCTAGTCAAAATTATTTATTTGCATACTATGTTGAAAGCAACAGTTATACAAACACAAATAATAATACTCAATATAAATACAAACAGTATTTAGCTAAAGTATCTATTTCAGGTAATAGTATATCTTTAAGTGGTGAAAAGCAATTAAGTGATTATATTGGTGGTTCTACTTTAGATATAACCAATTTTAAAAATATTTTCTTTGCTGTTAGTAGTAACAACACAAGACAATTAGTGTTTATTAGTGGAAGTGGCACTAATAGCCATTTAAATGCATATTTAATTGACAATAGTGGTAATTTAACAACTAATAAATCTCTTTCTTTACAAGGTTATTCATTAGCTTCAGTTACAAAGGGAAATGATAATAAAATTTATATTGCTAACAATCAATCAACTAATGGAAATATTTACTTAGCTTATGTTGATGTTTCACAAAATTCTTTATCTTTATCACCTATTAGACAATCAATTGCATCAGCAAACAAAGACTATTACTTAGTTCCTATTTTATCTGATACTAGTAATAAATATTTTGCTCTTCAACAGAACAATAAAAATAACATTAATTTCCTAATTAACTCTTCAGGTAATTATCAAGAGTCAACTGGAAAAATGGTGTCAAAACACTGAAAATATAGAACAGTAAGTAACCAAACTATTTGAACAGCTTTTGGAAGAAATTATTTACCATCAAGTTTTACTTGAGCAACAGTGTCTAATTATTTTGATTTATCTAATTTAAATAGTTCCACAAATAACTTTGCTATCCAGCAGCAAAGTAACGATAATGGTACCTTATCGTTTAGAGTAACTTTTTCATATGTTTCAAATTTCTCAACTTCTTTTACTGAATCATTTAATGTGTATTTTCATATAAAAAATTTATATGGATTTTCATCTAACTTTGTTTTTACTTGATTAGATACAACCTCAACATCAAATGATCAAAGTGATAAAAATAAAATTGCAAAAATTCAAGAATTAAAAAATTCAAAATATGGAAATCAAATTACAACCAAAGATATTGTAGATAACTTCTTTTCTTATAGTATTAAAAAAGCAGATCAAACTTCTTTAACAATTGATGAATCGATGGTTAGGTTAAGTTATTCAGAGTATTTGGATTCTATAACTGTTACTGTTAATATTCCATCAACTGGAATGCCAAATGGATTTGCTTCTAGTGGGAAACAAACATTTACTAAAACATACTCAAATTTTTTATCTATTAAAAATTATTTAACAACTACAAAATCTTCATCTGATATTACTACATCTATAAAAAACATATATCCAAGTCAGTTAACTAATAATCTAATATTGAGTAGTTTTTTAAACATTGGATCGAGCCTATCTAAAACAGAAAATGATTGAACAATAACAATAACAGAGGTTGATGATATTAAGGGAACAGCAAAAGTAACAGCAGAATATAACCAAACTTCACAAATTCCTAATTTTGATAATTTACCTGATGCTGTTAAAACAAAAATAACAAATATATTAACTGGTATTACTTACACAGGTTTTAAATCTATATCTAGTAATAGTGGTTGAACTTCTACTCCAAGTTTTACTGATTTTGATAGCAGTTATTTACCAAGTGAAATTTGAGGTCAATATAAAGCTTATTTAAATGGTATGGTAAAACAATCTGATGTTATCTTGTTACAAAAGATTAATTTTTCATTAACTTCAGTAAATGATCTTAATATCACTTGCTTAAATGAAAATTCATGTGATAGTGATGGTTATTTAAATCTACAAGTTTCAATTAAAGATGGATCAAAGACAGTAGTAGATTATGATGGTAAACAATATAAAACAGATGGTGGTAAATTAGTTTTTTCACAGGATTTCTTAGCAAATTCAGGAGTAACATATCCTTATAAAGTTCAATGAAATATTACTACTGCAAATAAATACTTTTATCTTGTTGATAGAAAAACAAATTCTAGATTAGAAGCTTCTAACAATGAATATAGAATTGATATAAAATCTAACTCTCCTTTTTCTAGTTCATTAACAGATGGATTCTCTTCTGGAATCAAAGAATCTGATATTATGAATTTAATAGATACACAAGGATATGATTACAACATTTCATTAGAAACAAATGTTGATAATGGATTTACTAAAGCTACAATACAATTATCATTAAAAGATGCTCCATTATTTGATTATGGAATCAGTAATAGTAACTTTACTAGAACAATTTATATTTATAATTTCAATGTTCCAATGTCTGCAGTTGCCAAGATAACAATAATTGCACTATCAAGTGCAACTGGTGTTTTATTATTAGTTGTACTAATCTGATTCTTGTTTTGAAAAGTAAAATTAATAGATTATTTCAAAAAATCTTATAGCTGAAATAAAAAGAAAAATCAGGATAGAGCTTTGCAACAACTATACAAAAAGAATAGATATTTTAAAGAAGATTTATGAAATAAAAAGATTAGCAAAAAATAG
- a CDS encoding lipoprotein 17-related variable surface protein: protein MIYKKILFCSSIISAAISLPIASNFFINNLDVNSTALDSSTLNVSTRSVTEQYNHTNYFSMPASSSLPNNFEGYDLFAETNNSQFVQTNLGMLGISLDKKTFYFTSYSGKLIWAQQFSSNDIVKRFYESQNWTVSDANNVTIKEWALMDSTNKTLAVLLGDNTHQFITLINLDTGLFISSSGNYEIDVTKLFQALDAADYTNISKATSTSLFVWKNNSLTDLKYFTINNSVLASANITSSSVTSTFADKKILNFLSSGNHLFVLYMDSTSTSNSGANYNYKQYISRVSLSSNNFSLTGPNITLSSNYITNTNTLTTVSFKNIFFASTNQLIFLDGAIGNNHLQVFTVTTSGGLNPSYKTLSLEGHTIASVTRSSNGNRIYVASNQITNSGNTYLGYVDINQTSLSLSSIRQSTDSQTKNYFLAPVLSYTSSEYVVLQDNAKNPIKYMQNVSGNYTNLSDNMLFNRWFYKDANSTNLWNAFGQNYLANSLTWSAVSPYIDWTNITSTTPSFSLSESNVANGTTRFSLTFTYASRFNSSYNESFTVYFYIKNLYAISTNFVFNWLDAGSTIETSKVQKIEELKRTKYASQITAQDILDNFISYTIKKSDGSNLDITTNMISLSYSSSANLDRLTVTITIPTSGMPNGFANSSNRVLTKTYTGFMSLANYRVSTMASSNINTFTSNIYPSQLTQQNILDNFVNSGNGIGKTLSDWTITISNANDINGTVSVSVSYTNTSKIPNFEDLPQSVKNSYSSIINNVTYSNFKSIASNSGWSATPRVTDYSGSYLPSEIWGQYNAYLNGQVQLADVILLQNISFSLTDKNNLNIVCLNENSCDSDGYLDLQISIKNNSETVVDYNGNQYTTSNGKLVFNEQFLSNSGVTYPYQLKWNITTTNKFFYLVDRSSGSKLEANNNEYSINIKSNSPFPSSFANGYSSQISESDIANLVDTQGYTYSISLETNVDRGYTRATIQLALIDKPLFDYGNNNQNFTRTVYIYNFNVPVSSVAKHIMIASSGGIGALLVGGLIWFLLWKIKLLQYIKKSYKWNKKKKDDETLKQLYRKNRYFKEDLWKKKISSSNKK, encoded by the coding sequence ATGATTTATAAAAAAATTTTGTTCTGTTCTTCTATAATATCTGCTGCAATTTCTTTACCAATTGCATCAAATTTTTTTATTAATAATCTTGATGTCAATAGTACAGCTTTAGATTCATCAACTCTTAATGTTTCTACTAGATCTGTTACTGAGCAATACAATCATACAAATTATTTTTCTATGCCAGCTTCTTCATCACTACCTAATAATTTTGAAGGATATGATTTATTTGCAGAAACTAACAATTCTCAATTTGTTCAAACAAATTTAGGAATGTTAGGTATTTCATTAGATAAAAAAACTTTCTACTTTACTTCATATTCTGGAAAGCTTATTTGAGCACAACAATTTTCATCAAATGATATTGTTAAAAGATTTTATGAAAGTCAAAATTGAACAGTTTCAGATGCTAATAATGTAACTATCAAGGAATGAGCATTAATGGATTCTACTAATAAAACTTTAGCTGTTTTATTGGGAGACAATACACATCAATTTATTACATTAATTAATTTAGATACAGGTCTTTTTATTTCAAGTAGTGGAAATTATGAAATAGATGTAACTAAATTGTTTCAAGCATTAGACGCTGCAGACTATACTAATATTTCAAAAGCTACTTCTACATCATTATTTGTTTGAAAGAACAATAGCTTAACTGATTTGAAATACTTTACTATTAATAATAGTGTTTTAGCTTCTGCTAACATTACATCATCTTCAGTGACTAGTACTTTTGCAGATAAGAAAATTTTAAATTTCTTATCTTCTGGAAATCACTTGTTTGTTCTTTATATGGATTCAACAAGCACTTCTAATAGTGGAGCAAATTATAATTACAAACAATATATTTCAAGAGTAAGTTTATCTAGTAATAATTTTTCTCTTACTGGACCCAATATAACTTTAAGTAGTAATTATATAACTAATACAAATACATTAACTACAGTTAGTTTTAAAAACATTTTCTTTGCTTCTACTAATCAATTAATATTTCTAGATGGAGCTATTGGCAATAACCACTTACAAGTTTTTACTGTTACAACATCAGGTGGCTTAAATCCGTCATACAAAACTTTATCTTTAGAAGGACATACAATTGCCTCAGTTACAAGAAGTTCTAATGGTAATAGAATTTATGTGGCTAGTAACCAAATAACTAATAGTGGTAATACATATTTAGGTTATGTAGATATAAATCAAACATCATTAAGTTTATCTTCAATTAGACAATCAACTGATAGTCAAACAAAAAATTATTTTCTTGCACCTGTTTTATCTTACACATCTTCAGAATATGTTGTTCTTCAAGACAATGCTAAAAACCCAATTAAGTATATGCAAAATGTTAGTGGTAATTATACTAATCTATCAGACAATATGTTGTTTAATAGATGGTTTTATAAAGATGCAAACAGCACTAATTTATGAAATGCTTTTGGACAAAATTATTTAGCTAATAGTTTAACTTGATCAGCAGTTAGTCCTTATATTGACTGAACTAATATAACAAGCACCACTCCATCATTTTCACTTTCTGAATCTAATGTTGCTAATGGTACTACAAGATTTAGTTTAACTTTCACGTATGCTTCTAGATTTAATTCTTCATATAATGAATCATTTACTGTGTATTTTTACATTAAAAATTTATATGCAATATCTACTAATTTTGTATTTAATTGATTAGATGCTGGTTCAACTATTGAAACATCTAAAGTACAAAAAATAGAAGAATTGAAAAGAACTAAGTATGCAAGTCAAATAACAGCACAAGATATATTAGATAACTTCATTTCTTATACTATTAAGAAAAGTGATGGTTCTAATTTGGATATCACTACAAATATGATTTCTTTGTCTTATTCTTCATCAGCAAATTTAGATAGATTAACAGTTACTATTACCATCCCTACTAGTGGGATGCCTAATGGATTTGCAAACAGCAGTAATAGAGTTTTAACTAAAACTTATACAGGTTTTATGTCACTTGCAAATTATAGAGTTTCTACAATGGCTTCATCTAATATAAATACTTTTACAAGTAACATTTATCCTAGTCAATTAACCCAACAAAACATTCTAGATAATTTTGTAAATTCTGGAAATGGTATTGGTAAAACTTTATCTGATTGAACTATTACTATTAGTAATGCTAATGATATAAATGGAACTGTTAGTGTTTCGGTTTCTTATACTAATACTTCAAAAATTCCCAATTTTGAAGATCTACCTCAAAGTGTAAAAAACTCATATTCATCAATTATAAATAATGTTACATATTCAAACTTTAAAAGCATTGCAAGCAATAGTGGTTGATCTGCTACTCCTAGGGTAACTGATTATAGTGGTTCTTATTTACCAAGTGAAATATGAGGACAATATAATGCTTATTTAAATGGACAAGTTCAATTAGCAGATGTTATCTTGTTACAAAATATTAGTTTTTCATTAACTGATAAAAACAATCTTAATATCGTTTGTTTAAATGAAAATTCATGTGATAGTGATGGATATTTAGATTTACAAATTAGCATTAAAAATAATTCAGAAACAGTAGTAGATTATAATGGTAACCAATATACAACAAGCAATGGCAAATTGGTTTTTAATGAACAATTTTTATCAAACAGCGGAGTTACTTATCCTTATCAATTGAAATGAAATATTACAACTACAAATAAATTCTTTTATCTAGTTGATAGAAGTAGTGGTTCAAAATTAGAAGCTAATAATAATGAGTATAGTATTAACATAAAATCAAACTCTCCTTTCCCATCTTCTTTTGCTAATGGATATTCTTCTCAAATTAGTGAAAGTGATATAGCTAACTTAGTAGATACACAAGGTTATACATATTCAATATCATTAGAAACTAATGTTGATAGAGGATATACTAGAGCTACTATTCAACTAGCACTTATTGACAAACCTTTATTTGATTATGGTAATAATAATCAAAACTTCACTAGAACTGTTTATATTTATAACTTTAATGTTCCAGTATCATCAGTTGCTAAACATATAATGATTGCATCATCTGGTGGAATAGGCGCATTACTAGTGGGTGGATTAATTTGATTTTTACTTTGGAAAATTAAACTGCTTCAATACATTAAAAAATCTTATAAATGAAATAAGAAGAAAAAAGATGATGAAACACTAAAACAGTTATATAGAAAAAACAGATACTTTAAAGAAGATTTGTGAAAGAAAAAGATTAGTAGTTCTAATAAAAAGTAG